In the Chroococcidiopsis sp. SAG 2025 genome, one interval contains:
- the eno gene encoding phosphopyruvate hydratase: MIDTIDSAIDNIIAREILDSRGRPTVEAEVHLIGGVVGLAQVPSGASTGTFEAHELRDDDKSRYGGKGVLKAVENVNLTIAPQLSQMDVLNQEALDRAMIALDGSPNKANLGANAILSVSLAAAKAGAELLGIPLYRYLGGPLANVLPVPLMNVINGGAHAANNIDFQEFMIVPIGASSFREALRWGAEVFAALSKVLDDKGLLTGVGDEGGFAPNLESNQVALEILMSAIAKAGYKPGEEVALALDVAASEFYKDGQYVYDGAAHAPTEFIEYLAKLVGEYPIVSIEDGLHEEDWQHWQLLTEKIGDRVQLVGDDLFVTNATRLQKGIETRAGNAILIKLNQIGSLTETLETIDLATRNGFRSIISHRSGETEDTTIADLAVATRAGQIKTGSLCRSERVAKYNRLLRIEDELGDRAVYAGTVKMGPK, from the coding sequence ATGATCGATACAATAGACAGCGCTATAGACAACATTATTGCTAGAGAAATTCTCGATTCGCGAGGTCGCCCTACTGTTGAGGCGGAAGTACATTTAATTGGGGGAGTGGTGGGACTCGCCCAAGTTCCCAGTGGGGCTTCTACAGGCACTTTTGAGGCGCACGAACTTCGAGATGATGACAAGAGCCGTTATGGGGGCAAAGGGGTACTCAAGGCTGTGGAAAATGTCAATTTGACGATCGCCCCACAACTATCTCAAATGGATGTCTTGAATCAAGAAGCCCTCGATCGCGCCATGATTGCTCTAGATGGCTCTCCAAATAAAGCCAACCTGGGAGCAAATGCGATTTTATCGGTGTCTTTGGCGGCGGCGAAGGCAGGAGCGGAGTTACTTGGAATTCCTTTGTATCGCTATCTGGGGGGTCCTTTAGCAAACGTGCTACCCGTACCGTTGATGAACGTGATCAATGGTGGCGCTCACGCAGCAAATAATATCGATTTTCAAGAATTCATGATCGTTCCGATTGGTGCGTCTTCGTTTCGAGAGGCACTACGTTGGGGGGCGGAAGTTTTTGCCGCTTTGAGTAAGGTATTGGACGACAAAGGATTGCTCACTGGTGTGGGAGATGAAGGCGGTTTTGCGCCTAATTTGGAGTCGAATCAGGTAGCTCTAGAAATACTAATGAGCGCGATCGCCAAAGCTGGATATAAACCTGGGGAGGAAGTCGCATTAGCCTTAGACGTGGCTGCCAGCGAGTTTTATAAAGACGGGCAGTATGTCTATGACGGTGCAGCTCATGCACCTACAGAGTTTATCGAGTATTTGGCTAAACTAGTCGGTGAATACCCCATTGTCTCGATTGAAGATGGGTTGCATGAGGAAGATTGGCAGCACTGGCAGCTGTTAACTGAAAAAATTGGCGATCGCGTTCAACTTGTCGGAGACGATCTATTTGTGACTAATGCCACCCGCCTACAAAAAGGAATCGAAACCAGGGCAGGAAATGCCATCTTGATCAAGCTGAATCAAATTGGTTCGCTGACAGAAACTTTAGAAACCATCGATCTAGCTACCCGTAACGGTTTTCGCTCGATTATCAGCCATCGTTCGGGAGAAACAGAAGACACGACGATCGCTGACTTAGCTGTAGCAACTCGTGCAGGTCAGATCAAGACCGGTTCTCTCTGTCGTAGCGAACGGGTAGCAAAATATAACCGCCTATTGCGTATTGAAGACGAACTTGGCGATCGCGCTGTTTATGCTGGAACTGTGAAGATGGGACCAAAGTAG
- the gloA gene encoding lactoylglutathione lyase — protein MRLLHTMLRVGNLEASLKFYCELLGMKLLRQKDYPGGKFTLAFVGYGDEADHTVLELTHNWDTEKYNLGDAYGHIAIGVDDIYGTCEEIKARGGKVVREPGPMKHGSTVIAFVEDPDGYKVELIQLSSRESATPQKELVSQ, from the coding sequence ATGCGATTACTACACACAATGCTTCGCGTCGGTAACTTGGAAGCATCTCTCAAGTTTTACTGCGAACTTTTGGGCATGAAGTTGCTGCGCCAGAAAGACTATCCAGGTGGTAAGTTTACCCTGGCTTTTGTAGGCTATGGTGACGAGGCAGACCACACCGTTCTCGAACTCACCCACAATTGGGACACGGAAAAGTACAACTTAGGTGATGCTTACGGTCATATCGCGATCGGCGTTGATGACATTTACGGCACTTGTGAAGAAATTAAAGCCCGTGGGGGTAAAGTAGTACGAGAACCGGGACCGATGAAGCATGGTTCTACAGTTATTGCTTTTGTTGAAGACCCCGACGGCTACAAAGTAGAGTTGATCCAACTCAGTTCTAGAGAATCTGCTACTCCCCAGAAGGAGTTAGTGTCACAGTAG
- the clpB gene encoding ATP-dependent chaperone ClpB: MQPTDPNKFTEEAWEAIVNSQDLMVQRFQQQQLEVEHLAIAFLEQPKGLANRILTKAGVDPAAIAQQLEAFAKRQPKVGKSSQLYLGRNLDLMLDRTDAIRTNWQDQHVSVEHLLIAFGEDERIGRRVCKGFNLDTAKLEAAIKAIRGNQKVIDRTPEARYEALEKFGRDLTEQAKVGKLDPVIGRDDEVRRVIQVLSRRTKNNPVLIGEPGVGKTAIAEGLAQRIIKGDVPESLKNRQLITLDMGSLIAGAKYRGEFEDRLRAVLREVTESNGQIVLFIDELHTVVGAGGTTQGAMDAGNLLKPMLARGELRCIGATTLDEYRKYIEKDAALERRFQQVFVDQPSVETTISILRGLKERYEAHHSVKITDSALVAAATLSHRYITDRFLPDKAIDLVDEAAAQLKMEITSKPTELEIIDRRLMQLEMEKLSIAGEDQRAAITKERLERIEQEISTLTQKQQELNSQWQGEKQILDAIGALKKEEESLRVQIEQAERAYDLNTAARLKYGQLEGVQRDREAKETLLIEIQSQGSTLLREEVSEADIAEIVAKWTGIPINRLLESERQKLLQLESHLHARVVGQSEAVSAVAAAIRRARAGMKDPGRPIGSFLFMGPTGVGKTELARALAQFLFDADDALVRLDMSEYMEKHSVSRLVGAPPGYVGYEEGGQLSEAIRRRPYSVVLLDEVEKAHPDVFNILLQVLDDGRITDSQGRVIDCRNTVIVMTSNIGSDRILDLSGDDTDYEQVQRQVLEALRSHFRPEFLNRVDDLIIFHPLDRSQLRQIVSIQLKRVQRLLDEQKIGIVLSSAAQDYLVDIGYDPVYGARPLKRAIQRYLENPLATKLLEGTFTEGDTIQVDCQDGALSFQRQRSVVTYSPALSKPDTN; this comes from the coding sequence ATGCAGCCCACCGACCCTAACAAGTTCACCGAAGAAGCCTGGGAAGCGATCGTCAATTCTCAGGATTTGATGGTTCAACGTTTTCAGCAACAACAACTGGAGGTCGAACACCTCGCGATCGCATTTTTAGAACAACCAAAAGGGCTAGCTAATCGGATTCTGACTAAAGCTGGTGTCGATCCCGCAGCAATAGCACAGCAGCTTGAAGCTTTTGCCAAGCGACAGCCGAAAGTGGGTAAAAGCAGTCAGCTTTATTTGGGTCGAAATTTGGATCTGATGCTCGACCGGACAGATGCGATTAGAACGAACTGGCAAGACCAACACGTTTCAGTCGAACACCTGCTGATAGCATTTGGGGAGGACGAACGGATCGGGCGTAGGGTGTGTAAAGGCTTCAATCTCGATACGGCAAAGCTAGAAGCGGCAATTAAGGCGATTCGTGGCAATCAAAAGGTCATAGACCGAACTCCCGAAGCACGCTACGAAGCTTTAGAAAAATTTGGGCGCGACCTGACGGAACAGGCAAAAGTTGGCAAGCTCGATCCCGTCATTGGTAGAGACGATGAGGTGCGGCGCGTGATTCAGGTATTGTCTCGCCGCACGAAGAATAATCCTGTTTTGATTGGCGAACCTGGTGTGGGGAAAACTGCGATCGCGGAAGGGTTGGCGCAAAGAATTATCAAAGGCGATGTCCCTGAATCCCTCAAGAACAGGCAGCTCATTACTCTCGACATGGGTAGCTTGATCGCTGGGGCAAAATATCGCGGTGAATTTGAAGACCGTTTGCGTGCTGTATTACGGGAAGTTACCGAATCAAACGGACAAATCGTCTTATTTATTGACGAATTACACACCGTTGTCGGTGCGGGTGGCACGACTCAAGGCGCAATGGACGCGGGAAACTTACTCAAACCAATGCTGGCACGAGGAGAGTTACGCTGTATTGGCGCGACGACTTTAGATGAGTACCGCAAGTATATTGAAAAAGACGCAGCCTTAGAACGCCGCTTCCAACAAGTCTTTGTCGATCAACCCTCGGTAGAAACGACAATTTCGATTCTCCGAGGCTTGAAAGAACGCTACGAAGCGCATCACAGCGTCAAAATTACTGATTCTGCTTTGGTTGCAGCAGCGACTCTGTCTCACCGCTACATCACCGATCGCTTTTTACCCGATAAGGCGATCGATCTCGTCGATGAAGCTGCTGCCCAATTGAAAATGGAGATCACTTCTAAGCCGACAGAACTAGAAATCATCGATCGCCGTTTAATGCAGCTAGAGATGGAAAAACTCTCGATCGCAGGTGAAGACCAACGCGCCGCCATTACCAAAGAACGCTTGGAACGGATCGAGCAAGAAATTTCTACATTAACGCAAAAACAACAGGAATTAAACTCTCAGTGGCAGGGTGAAAAACAGATCCTCGATGCGATCGGTGCTTTGAAAAAAGAAGAAGAATCTTTGCGGGTACAGATCGAACAGGCAGAACGCGCCTACGATCTCAACACGGCAGCACGGCTGAAATACGGGCAACTAGAAGGAGTACAGCGCGATCGCGAAGCGAAAGAAACTCTACTAATAGAAATTCAAAGCCAGGGTTCTACACTGTTGCGAGAAGAAGTCTCCGAAGCTGATATTGCCGAGATCGTTGCTAAGTGGACGGGTATTCCAATCAATCGCCTGTTAGAGTCAGAACGCCAGAAATTACTCCAACTCGAAAGCCACCTCCACGCTAGGGTAGTCGGTCAATCTGAGGCTGTATCGGCTGTAGCAGCAGCTATTCGCCGCGCTCGGGCAGGGATGAAAGATCCCGGTCGTCCCATCGGTTCTTTCTTGTTCATGGGTCCGACAGGAGTAGGTAAAACAGAATTAGCGCGAGCATTGGCACAGTTTTTATTTGATGCCGACGATGCTTTAGTCCGCTTGGACATGTCCGAATACATGGAAAAACATTCGGTTTCCCGCCTAGTGGGTGCGCCTCCTGGTTACGTTGGTTACGAAGAAGGAGGGCAACTCTCAGAAGCGATCCGTCGTCGTCCCTATTCTGTGGTGTTGCTAGATGAGGTGGAAAAAGCCCACCCAGATGTATTTAATATTCTGCTTCAAGTGTTGGATGACGGACGAATTACGGATTCTCAGGGTAGAGTCATTGACTGCCGCAACACGGTGATCGTCATGACGAGTAATATCGGTAGCGATCGCATTCTCGATTTATCTGGAGATGATACCGACTACGAACAGGTACAACGGCAAGTTTTAGAGGCACTGCGATCGCACTTCCGCCCCGAATTTCTCAACCGCGTCGATGACCTGATTATTTTCCACCCCCTCGATCGCAGCCAGTTACGGCAAATCGTCAGTATTCAGCTCAAACGAGTCCAAAGACTGCTCGACGAGCAAAAAATTGGCATCGTGCTATCGTCAGCAGCTCAAGATTACTTGGTAGATATCGGCTATGACCCCGTATATGGTGCTCGTCCCCTCAAACGAGCCATCCAGCGCTACCTAGAAAATCCTCTGGCAACTAAATTATTAGAGGGGACTTTTACCGAAGGCGACACTATTCAAGTCGATTGTCAGGATGGCGCTCTTTCTTTCCAGCGTCAACGCTCAGTTGTCACCTATTCGCCAGCTCTTTCTAAGCCTGATACAAATTAA
- a CDS encoding O-antigen ligase family protein yields the protein MSVKPQNFEEKLVWYTIILTYPIYFLGAQLVWIPALGFLLAGCVFKRWWFQTKDTPESEKISIPLSVWIWIVGMLFIELTIFMSHMDFDLGIPKFIFTTVNNWARSWALMALFPLAGCLKIRPQVIYRAACILCLQSLILATLCYFMYLLRIPSFSYVSPLVAFRGSASFYTVNLFDVGGDFGEARQFRLRLFANFANNLGIIGNIYFFLSSQEANKKWRWIGTIGGAAMVVGSGSRSTIVCLVAVPIASWLLTNFGWYIQLIVGLLSVVIGMIAPQLIELMQTAWDRVISGVRRSSEVVRKRLAEVTMNRWMEAPIWGHGVVEEKGPKYTEHMPIGTHNHWPDLFYLHGVVGFLAFTFAIVWGFIELTLKARKSAIAKTALNIYLVLLIATAAVDIQLASYLYWQGLILTGIAFKEDVPIFADRQTRTLSFKS from the coding sequence ATGAGCGTTAAACCTCAAAACTTTGAGGAAAAATTGGTTTGGTATACCATAATTCTGACGTATCCCATTTATTTTCTGGGAGCGCAACTCGTTTGGATTCCAGCACTGGGATTTCTCTTGGCAGGGTGTGTCTTTAAAAGATGGTGGTTCCAAACAAAAGACACACCAGAGTCAGAAAAAATTAGCATTCCGCTATCTGTATGGATATGGATTGTTGGCATGTTATTCATAGAGCTAACAATCTTTATGTCCCATATGGACTTCGATCTAGGGATACCAAAGTTTATTTTTACCACAGTCAACAACTGGGCGCGAAGTTGGGCTTTAATGGCATTATTTCCTTTAGCTGGATGCCTAAAAATTCGTCCGCAAGTCATTTATCGAGCTGCTTGTATTCTGTGCTTGCAGAGCTTAATTTTAGCGACGCTCTGTTATTTCATGTATTTATTACGTATACCGAGCTTTTCTTATGTTTCTCCCCTAGTTGCATTTCGCGGCTCCGCCAGTTTTTATACTGTTAATTTATTTGATGTTGGTGGAGACTTTGGTGAAGCTCGACAATTTCGTTTACGTTTGTTTGCTAACTTTGCGAATAATTTAGGTATTATTGGAAATATTTATTTCTTTTTATCCAGTCAAGAAGCAAATAAAAAATGGCGTTGGATTGGCACGATCGGAGGTGCGGCAATGGTCGTAGGTTCTGGCTCTCGCTCGACAATTGTTTGTCTGGTTGCCGTGCCGATCGCCTCTTGGTTGTTGACTAATTTTGGTTGGTACATTCAACTGATCGTAGGTCTACTCAGCGTTGTGATAGGCATGATTGCGCCTCAACTGATCGAGCTAATGCAAACAGCATGGGATCGGGTGATTAGTGGCGTTCGTCGAAGTTCTGAAGTTGTTAGAAAACGTCTAGCTGAAGTGACGATGAATCGTTGGATGGAAGCGCCAATTTGGGGTCATGGAGTTGTAGAGGAGAAAGGTCCTAAATATACAGAACATATGCCGATCGGGACTCACAATCATTGGCCAGATTTATTTTATTTGCATGGAGTTGTAGGTTTTCTTGCCTTTACATTTGCGATCGTCTGGGGTTTTATCGAGCTAACTCTGAAAGCTAGGAAAAGCGCGATCGCTAAAACTGCATTGAATATTTATTTGGTCTTACTAATTGCAACAGCTGCTGTAGATATTCAGTTGGCATCCTATCTTTATTGGCAAGGGTTAATTCTAACAGGAATAGCTTTTAAGGAAGACGTACCAATTTTTGCCGATCGCCAAACAAGAACCCTCTCATTCAAAAGTTAA
- a CDS encoding glycosyltransferase family 2 protein: MPTISVIVPAYNSQNTILETIASIQKQTFTDFELIVIDDGSSDRTLELIQTVRDPRIQVASYENGGVSVARNRGISLSTGKYITFIDADDLWTPDKLELQLAALQQHPAAGVAYSWTCFMDRQGKFFHDDRPIYFAGNVYAELLKTNFLLSGSNPLIRRTALADVGEFDPTLTHAEEWDLYLRLAAKYDFVVVPKTQIFYRQTAGSASAKIEVMEKDAIRVIDRAFQLAPAQLQYLKNQSLANLYRYLAHLYLTKIPGATAAGVAWLKLQMAIQLQPQILLNRKVQTLLVKLLLIQLLSPKLANYLLQKIARIRANYLQDNSVA, encoded by the coding sequence ATGCCTACAATCTCAGTTATTGTGCCTGCATACAATTCCCAAAATACTATTCTAGAAACAATTGCCTCGATTCAAAAACAAACTTTTACAGATTTTGAGTTAATAGTTATTGATGATGGGTCTAGCGATCGCACGCTCGAATTAATCCAAACCGTTCGAGACCCTCGGATTCAAGTAGCTTCCTATGAAAACGGTGGCGTATCAGTTGCACGCAATCGTGGTATTTCTCTGTCTACAGGTAAATATATCACCTTTATCGATGCTGACGATCTGTGGACACCAGATAAATTAGAACTTCAATTAGCAGCATTACAGCAGCATCCAGCTGCAGGAGTTGCCTATAGTTGGACGTGCTTCATGGATCGGCAAGGCAAGTTTTTTCATGACGATCGCCCCATATATTTTGCAGGCAATGTCTATGCAGAATTATTGAAAACTAATTTTCTCTTAAGCGGTTCAAATCCTTTGATTCGCCGAACTGCTTTAGCAGATGTTGGCGAATTCGATCCAACTCTAACCCATGCAGAAGAATGGGATTTATATCTTCGTTTAGCAGCTAAGTACGATTTTGTAGTCGTTCCTAAAACTCAAATTTTTTACCGTCAAACCGCTGGTTCGGCTTCTGCCAAAATTGAGGTGATGGAGAAAGATGCAATTCGAGTTATCGATCGAGCATTTCAATTAGCTCCCGCTCAGTTACAATATCTAAAAAATCAAAGCTTGGCTAATCTTTATCGCTATTTAGCCCACTTATACCTAACTAAAATTCCGGGTGCAACAGCAGCGGGAGTGGCTTGGCTAAAATTGCAAATGGCTATTCAGTTACAACCTCAAATATTATTGAATAGAAAAGTCCAAACACTACTCGTAAAATTACTGCTGATTCAACTACTATCGCCTAAACTTGCCAATTATTTACTTCAGAAAATCGCTCGGATTCGCGCTAACTACCTCCAAGATAATTCTGTAGCATAA
- a CDS encoding lipopolysaccharide biosynthesis protein — protein sequence MPILSAILSRLPQKLSNRFVRNLSWLGSAEIISRIFRLGLTVILARFLTPYDYGLAAIVFTVNEFMRVFMEIGVSAKIIQCDRQELDTICNSGYWLNWSIFTGLFFAQCLLAFPIAWFYRDRLTREIDLILPICIAGIPYLMWPFAAIQSALIVRENRLKVCAIATVVRNLASYILSALFAIRGWGIWAFVLPWILVTPLEIIIYRKSYAWHPTAKFTTKAWRSILDFGKNICGVQFLKALRNNLDYLIIGRFLGIKELGIYFFGFNAGLGISLSIVTAINTAILPHLCKAKASMLELSKSYYSALKIISLIIFPLVILQSSLAYWYVPIVFGRQWIVAIPVLVLICLSAIPRPFADAASQLLVAVGKPNLDLYWNLAFTTVFALSLLIGVHWQVIGVAAAVLIVHMLFLPVFTIWTNRHVLRQS from the coding sequence ATGCCTATCCTATCAGCTATTTTATCTAGGCTACCTCAAAAACTTTCCAATCGATTCGTTCGCAATCTTAGCTGGTTAGGTTCGGCAGAAATTATTTCTCGGATTTTTCGCCTCGGATTGACAGTGATTTTAGCTCGTTTTTTGACTCCTTATGACTACGGTTTAGCAGCAATTGTGTTTACAGTCAACGAGTTTATGCGAGTTTTTATGGAGATCGGGGTAAGTGCCAAAATTATTCAATGCGATCGCCAAGAATTAGATACTATTTGTAACTCCGGTTATTGGTTAAACTGGAGTATCTTTACAGGCTTATTTTTTGCTCAATGCCTACTTGCTTTTCCTATTGCTTGGTTTTATCGCGATCGCCTGACTCGCGAAATCGATTTAATTCTACCCATTTGTATTGCTGGTATACCCTATTTAATGTGGCCTTTTGCCGCTATCCAGTCTGCTTTAATCGTTCGCGAAAATCGACTTAAAGTGTGCGCGATCGCTACTGTTGTTAGAAATCTCGCTAGTTATATCTTATCTGCCCTATTTGCTATTCGCGGCTGGGGAATCTGGGCGTTCGTTTTACCTTGGATTTTGGTGACTCCGCTAGAAATTATTATTTATCGTAAAAGTTACGCTTGGCATCCTACTGCTAAATTTACGACAAAAGCTTGGCGATCGATTTTAGATTTTGGTAAAAATATCTGTGGCGTGCAATTTCTCAAGGCGCTGAGAAATAACTTAGATTATTTAATAATTGGTAGGTTCTTAGGTATTAAAGAATTAGGAATTTATTTTTTTGGGTTCAATGCTGGATTGGGAATTAGCCTGAGTATAGTCACAGCAATCAATACAGCGATTTTACCACATCTATGTAAAGCTAAAGCTAGCATGTTGGAGTTAAGTAAATCTTATTACAGCGCACTTAAAATTATTAGCCTAATTATTTTTCCCTTAGTTATTCTTCAATCTAGCCTAGCTTATTGGTACGTACCAATTGTTTTTGGTCGTCAGTGGATCGTTGCTATTCCCGTGCTGGTATTAATTTGCTTATCAGCAATTCCCAGACCCTTCGCCGATGCTGCTTCACAATTATTAGTAGCTGTAGGCAAACCCAATTTAGATTTATACTGGAATCTAGCTTTTACGACTGTCTTTGCTCTCTCTTTGTTAATTGGAGTCCATTGGCAGGTTATCGGTGTTGCAGCAGCAGTTTTAATCGTTCACATGCTCTTCCTTCCCGTGTTTACGATTTGGACAAACCGCCATGTATTGCGTCAATCTTAA
- a CDS encoding glycosyltransferase family A protein: MKLVTVIIPVYQVEKYIAKTINSVLAQTYKNFELLIVDDGSTDRTQEICQQFTDPRIQIIRQQNQGVAAARNTGIRQAQGDYVALLDGDDLWVPHKLEKHVEHLDKSPNVGLSFSRSAFIDEADKPLGIYQMSKLTDITPLDLLCRTPIGNGSVPVIRKELLEAIKFVDPRSGEVSYFDCDRSLHPSEDVECWLRMMLKTDWQIAGLAEALTLYRVNPKGFSAQLYKKLSSWETMLKKARAYTSPEMMAEWEKPAMAYQLRHLARRAVTLSAGSTAIEFSHKALSIYRSILFEEPRRTVMTLAAAYLLWLLPNSTYHQIQSLALQITGSNQKRRILQEVKE, from the coding sequence ATGAAATTAGTTACTGTCATCATTCCGGTTTATCAAGTTGAAAAATATATTGCAAAGACAATAAACTCTGTACTGGCACAAACCTACAAAAATTTTGAATTATTGATTGTTGACGATGGTTCGACCGATCGCACTCAGGAAATTTGCCAACAGTTTACCGATCCTCGAATTCAAATCATTCGCCAGCAAAATCAAGGGGTTGCAGCAGCTCGAAACACGGGAATTCGTCAGGCTCAAGGTGATTACGTAGCGCTTTTAGACGGAGACGATCTTTGGGTTCCCCACAAGCTAGAAAAACATGTCGAACATCTAGATAAATCGCCAAACGTGGGACTCAGTTTTAGTCGTTCAGCTTTTATTGACGAAGCAGACAAACCTTTGGGGATTTATCAAATGTCCAAATTAACAGATATTACGCCTCTCGATCTGTTGTGTCGCACGCCAATTGGGAACGGTTCAGTTCCCGTTATTCGTAAAGAATTGTTAGAAGCAATTAAGTTTGTCGATCCTAGATCGGGAGAAGTCTCTTATTTCGATTGCGATCGCAGCTTACACCCGTCAGAAGATGTAGAATGTTGGCTGCGAATGATGCTAAAAACAGATTGGCAAATTGCAGGATTAGCAGAAGCTTTAACTTTGTACCGCGTGAATCCCAAAGGATTTTCTGCCCAATTGTATAAGAAACTAAGCTCTTGGGAAACTATGTTAAAGAAAGCACGCGCTTACACCTCACCAGAGATGATGGCTGAGTGGGAAAAACCAGCTATGGCTTATCAACTCCGACATCTAGCACGTCGAGCTGTCACTTTATCCGCAGGCTCCACTGCCATTGAATTTTCTCACAAAGCTCTATCTATATATAGGTCAATTTTATTTGAGGAACCACGGCGAACGGTAATGACTTTAGCAGCCGCGTATTTGCTGTGGTTGTTGCCTAATTCTACTTATCACCAAATCCAATCTTTAGCACTTCAGATAACAGGCTCGAATCAAAAACGGAGAATTCTTCAAGAAGTGAAAGAATAG
- a CDS encoding glycosyltransferase family 2 protein, with protein MKQVSVVIAVFRCEKYISATVQSVLDQTYKNLEILIVDDESPDRCVAICQQFTDTRIQIIRQRNRGLAGARNTGIRHAQGEYIAFVDGDDLWLPSKLEKHVEHLNNSPHVGVSFSRSALIDEMGNRLGTYLMPQLENISPECLLCDNPVGNGSAAVLRRETLDAIAFTERLDGTPEKSPETFYFDERFRQAEDVECWLRIAIQTQWQFAGIPEALTLYRVNSGGLSANLLKQLEYLEQVIEKTRSYAPEFISKWEKPAKAYHMRYLARSAVRLKAGAIAVKLMHRALAIHWRMLLSNPRRTLMTLAAAYLLWLLPTSIYRQIEALAAQSMGTWQKKRIHRDREIEVGS; from the coding sequence ATGAAACAAGTTTCTGTGGTAATTGCAGTTTTCCGTTGTGAGAAATATATCAGTGCCACAGTTCAGTCAGTGTTAGACCAGACTTACAAAAATTTAGAGATCTTGATTGTTGATGACGAGTCTCCAGATCGATGTGTAGCAATTTGTCAGCAATTTACTGACACCAGAATTCAGATTATTCGCCAACGCAACCGAGGCTTGGCGGGAGCGAGAAACACAGGTATTCGTCACGCTCAAGGAGAGTATATTGCTTTTGTAGACGGAGACGATTTATGGTTGCCTTCTAAACTAGAAAAACATGTGGAGCATTTAAACAACTCTCCTCATGTGGGAGTGAGTTTCAGTCGTTCGGCTTTAATTGATGAAATGGGAAATCGCTTGGGGACTTATCTCATGCCGCAGCTAGAAAATATTTCCCCAGAGTGCCTGCTGTGCGATAATCCCGTGGGTAATGGTTCGGCGGCGGTGTTACGTCGAGAAACTCTCGATGCGATCGCCTTTACCGAGCGCCTTGACGGTACTCCAGAAAAATCCCCAGAAACATTTTATTTCGACGAGCGCTTTCGCCAAGCAGAAGATGTTGAATGTTGGCTGCGGATTGCGATCCAAACTCAGTGGCAATTTGCTGGCATTCCCGAAGCTCTCACCTTATATCGCGTCAACTCTGGCGGACTCTCAGCCAACCTGCTCAAGCAACTAGAATATCTAGAACAAGTTATCGAAAAAACCCGCTCTTACGCGCCAGAATTTATTTCTAAGTGGGAAAAGCCTGCTAAGGCGTATCACATGCGTTATTTGGCTCGTAGTGCCGTCCGTCTCAAAGCGGGTGCGATCGCTGTAAAGCTCATGCATCGCGCTCTAGCAATTCACTGGCGTATGCTTTTGTCAAATCCCCGTCGCACGCTGATGACACTGGCTGCTGCTTATCTGCTATGGTTGCTCCCCACATCGATTTATCGTCAGATTGAGGCTTTGGCAGCTCAATCAATGGGAACTTGGCAGAAAAAACGCATCCACCGCGATCGAGAAATAGAAGTTGGCAGCTAA